In Zingiber officinale cultivar Zhangliang chromosome 8B, Zo_v1.1, whole genome shotgun sequence, a single genomic region encodes these proteins:
- the LOC122017625 gene encoding probable phospholipid hydroperoxide glutathione peroxidase, which yields MASAAARFFSANRALHGASRAIRASPPTAAFCHASAKISVGLPIPVPLDLNFAVKLRKYVGVVSKPVRTPGAAYATAATEKSIYDFTVKDIDGKDVSLSKFKGKVLLFVNVASQCGLTSSNYTELSHIYDKYKTQGFEILAFPCNQFGGQEPGSNSEIKEFACTRFKAEYPIFDKIDVNGPNTAPLYQFLKSSAGGFLGGLIKWNFEKFLVDKNGKVMERYMPTTSPFQIEKDIQKLLAV from the exons ATGGCTTCCGCCGCGGCTCGATTCTTCTCCGCAAACCGCGCCCTCCACGGCGCCTCTCGGGCGATAAGGGCGAGTCCGCCGACTGCAGCGTTCTGCCATGCCTCTGCCAAAATCTCGGTTGGATTGCCCATTCCAGTGCCTCTAGATCTCAATTTTGCTGTCAAATTACGCAAATACGTCGGTGTTGTGTCGAAACCAGTCAGAACTCCCGGCGCAGCTTATGCCACTGCTGCCACGGAGAAGAGCATCTATGATTTCACCGTAAAG GATATCGATGGAAAGGATGTTTCTCTGAGTAAATTCAAAGGGAAAGTTTTGTTGTTTGTTAATGTTGCTTCACAATG TGGCTTGACATCATCCAATTACACAGAGCTCTCTCATATTTATGACAAGTACAAAACACAAG GTTTTGAGATTCTTGCCTTCCCGTGCAATCAATTTGGAGGCCAAGAGCCTGGATCAAACTCAGAGATTAAAGAATTTGCCTGTACAAGGTTCAAAGCGGAATATCCTATTTTTGATAAG ATTGATGTTAATGGACCAAATACTGCACCGCTGTATCAGTTTCTCAAATCCAGCGCAGGAGGATTTCTGGGTGGTCTTATAAAGTGGAACTTTGAAAAGTTCTTGGTTGATAAGAATGGAAAAGTGATGGAAAGATATATGCCAACAACTTCCCCCTTCCAGATTGAG AAGGATATCCAGAAACTCCTTGCGGTATAG